A stretch of Halichondria panicea chromosome 1, odHalPani1.1, whole genome shotgun sequence DNA encodes these proteins:
- the LOC135347756 gene encoding CUB and sushi domain-containing protein 3-like, whose amino-acid sequence MIEASGLMFVVALLLTCSWQVEATLTPSTVTACPDDPVILTCTLPGSFIRWMVTTPQNQQDSVTLSIMNPAFNIFAFRGVLTDSSGGMLTATLTSLSVASTVEGTMVVCFGESSQEGPLTITVAEPPSPPLNTRVSSTQSQPSSSNITLEWDVPSSTGGVSVSYVLIISPTPLSGSPVTMETTSAQITVSYNIPYNVTIRAVNCIGMSNASMLLTIPSIVACPSSLSVASGVANVQIPSLPTLNSILTFTCFEDNQMVTSTCGSDGQWNPDPEDFMCPTMEPPVTCLVPVAPSMGNVSISGQSYIEGSQVIYQCNDGLFPMGVLNATCTRDTGDRQNGVWEPDPGAVVCRTSPVNCTVPAEPSNGTIVDYEKLNETVLEGTVLTYQCDNGLSLTGPNTITCTNAGVWSTEPEAIMCVRPTKAQSPTLFTGTDLGIAVSVSVIVTAALFMIIGFLTGVLVMYLCSHKKAVYSPSVDGQANVRPTVPAGPVYEEVSPKEEIELNTNQAYGPIGL is encoded by the exons ATGATAGAAGCATCAGGTCTAATGTTTGTTGTCGCTCTGTTGTTAACGTGTTCATGGCAGGTGGAAG CCACCTTGACACCCTCCACCGTTACAGCCTGCCCTGATGACCCTGTCATCCTCACCTGCACTCTGCCTGGTTCCTTCATACGATGGATGGTCACTACTCCACAAAACCAACAAGACAGCGTCACTTTGAGTATTATGAATCCTGCTTTCAATATATTTGCATTCCGTGGTGTTCTCACTGACTCCAGTGGAGGAATGCTCACTGCCACTCTCACTTCACTGTCTGTGGCCTCCACTGTGGAGGGTACCATGGTGGTGTGTTTtggagagagctcacaagagggTCCTCTCACTATCACTGTGGCTG AACCACCCTCCCCTCCACTGAACACAAGGGTGTCCTCCACTCAAAGCCAACCCAGCTCCTCCAACATCACTCTAGAATGGGATGTTCCCTCatctactggtggtgtgtctgtcagtTATGTCCTTAtcatctccccaacacctctctcTGGGTCACCAGTCACCATGGAGACCACCTCGGCACAGATCACTGTCTCCTACAACATTCCCTACAATGTGACCATCAGAGCTGTTAACTGTATTGGAATGAGCAATGCCTCAATGCTGCTCACTATACCTTCCATAG TTGCCTGTCCCTCCTCCCTCTCTGTCGCTAGTGGAGTGGCCAACGTCCAGATACCCAGTTTACCGACTCTGAACTCCATACTTACCTTCACTTGTTTTGAAGATAATCAGATGGTAACCTCTACCTGTGGTAGTGATGGACAGTGGAATCCTGATCCAGAGGATTTCATGTGCCCAACAATGG aaccCCCGGTGACTTGTCTTGTTCCCGTGGCCCCCTCTATGGGTAATGTAAGCATTAGTGGCCAGTCTTACATAGAAGGGTCACAGGTCATCTATCAGTGCAATGACGGACTCTTTCCCATGGGTGTTTTAAACGCCACATGCACCAGAGACACCGGAGACAGACAAAATGGAGTGTGGGAGCCTGACCCCGGTGCTGTGGTGTGCAGGACTTCGCCAG TCAACTGCACTGTTCCTGCTGAGCCCTCCAACGGAACTATAGTGGACTATGAGAAGTTGAatgagacagtgttggagggaacagtgctgacttaccagtgtgacaatggactctcattgactggacccaacaccatcacttgcactaatgctggagtctggagcactgagcctgaggcaatcatgTGTGTGCGTCCAACTAAAG CTCAATCCCCAACTCTATTCACTGGTACTGACCTTGGAATTGCTGTTTCCGTTAGCGTGATTGTTACAGCAGCTCTGTTTATGATCATCGGATTCCTCACTGGAGTCCTAGTGATGTACCTTTGCTCTCATAAGAAGGCAGTATACTCCCCATCAGTTGATGGACAAGCTAACGTAAGACCCACTgtaccagctggtcctgtttatgaagaagtgtcacccaaagaggagattgaactgaacactaaccaaGCATATGGACCAATTGGGCTGTAA
- the LOC135347763 gene encoding uncharacterized protein LOC135347763: MAKVVSFFFIAIAAPVFGQVIDITSELDAVGRNFSCIGEVVTYTCSGQGSTLSVNAPPLFNQHAFGGIDTVPGTQLFLSAPNVVLTLLTRKSSNYSANLQITMLSDAQLRINVSCSTNNPGPLDNFVIPLIRESQIMSPSTVTMVGLTGDTTRRSVRVAWIPPVNPQFDIEYYLVNIYMNGVLYTTRRSSDNSLDADVPSGEITADVRTVSTCGTMSNIAERSNGSVFGQYSAFYVGFLFPTFIGFLLITAVVVLAIFLVRANKTISKLQQVQDDEKGVVLEPHRQSSQ, from the exons ATGGCGAAA GTGGTGTCATTTTTTTTTATCGCAATTGCAGCACCAGTTTTTG GTCAAGTGATAGACATTACTTCAGAGTTAGACGCAGTCGGTCGCAACTTTTCCTGTATTGGAGAAGTTGTCACATATACTTGCAGTGGGCAAGGAAGCACACTTTCTGTAAACGCGCCACCACTATTCAATCAACATGCATTTGGCGGAATTGACACTGTTCCTGGTACTCAGTTATTTCTTTCTGCTCCGAATGTTGTTCTCACCCTTTTAACCCGAAAATCAAGTAATTATTCTGCCAACTTGCAAATTACAATGCTGAGTGATGCACAGTTGAGAATTAACGTTTCATGTTCTACAAACAATCCTGGCCCTCTGGACAACTTTGTAATACCACTGATCCGTGAAT CACAAATTATGTCACCTTCCACTGTGACGATGGTTGGACTTACCGGAGATACAACAAGACGATCAGTTCGAGTGGCATGGATCCCACCTGTGAATCCCCAGTTTGACATTGAATATTATCTTGTGAATATTTACATGAATGGAGTATTGTACACCACTAGGAGATCTAGTGACAATAGCCTGGATGCTGATGTGCCATCCGGGGAAATAACTGCGGATGTTCGTACTGTTAGCACTTGTGGCACAATGAGCAATATTGCAGAGCGGTCAAATGGATCAGTGTTTGGGCAGTATTCAG CCTTTTATGTTGGCTTTTTGTTCCCCACATTCATCGGTTTTCTCCTCATTACCGCTGTTGTTGTACTGGCTATCTTCCTTGTGAGAGCAAATAAGACG ATATCAAAGTTGCAACAAGTTCAAGATGACGAAAAG GGCGTAGTTCTTGAACCACATCGACAGTCATCACAATAA